Below is a genomic region from Seriola aureovittata isolate HTS-2021-v1 ecotype China chromosome 23, ASM2101889v1, whole genome shotgun sequence.
GCAACAAACTTTtagcaggattttttttttttttttttttttctcaaaggaaATTAATCAAGTACATGAGTTTAGGACTCCAACACTTCACAAGATGCAATTCAGAATTAGAACAGGGGAGAAGTAGTTCGGACACTTGACaaagaaactgtcaaaaaatatgTTATCAGAAATCataacctttatttttctgggtgttttttttttttttttttttttcaagtgttgCTGTCACTATTGAAAGGgagatttaaatattttcagtggGAACAGCAAATGTCATTCTGCACTGGACATCAACAGTGAAACACAAGACATTGTGTGCTTGGAAATAAATTCATGGACTGCACCTTTAGGCCCTTAACCATAGCGGCTTTTTGGTTTGAACGCAAAGTAACTTTAACAGAAGACAGCGAACAGGTCATGTGTTGTTGGATGTCCGGATGACAACTATCATGACCTTTGATTGACCTTTCCTTGACCTTTGCAGGTTTTCCTTGTGAGGCTATGAGTGAACTAAATAAAAAGGCATTATTGAAAAATAAGGCTACCAGTCTGGAGCTTTTAAAGGCACCCAGACTGAGCTACATTCCATCTTTaacaacaaaaagaggaaaataagagagaaaatgaaatgttttagcTTACAGtgatgtccttttttttttagtattacGGCTAAAACAactccttttattttatttctgtctctctttcactatCTCACTTtgcaagttttattttttcttcttaaatagACTTTTTAATTTAGAGGAGGAGCGCTTGATTTTCTCTCCATTGTCGCTGGAGTCCTGGGAGGAGGTGCTCTGGAGCTTGTGTTCCCTTCCCACACTTCGGCCCTCCGAGTCCAGGGAGGTGAGAGACGGGTAACGCCCCACGTTGGGCAGCATGCTCGCAGGCAGCTGACCGAAGCTGTAGGACTTCTCCAGGATGCCGTTGTACATGCCCTTTCCTGTCGCAGAGGTGACATTCCCCTGCGAGAAGGTTGCACTTTGGGACTCCGGGATGATGCGGGTGATGTCGGGTGAGCCTCTGTGTGCAAATGGGTGGTGCTCCAAGGCCGGGGAGGGCGAGGTGGAGGGTGGGCCTGAGGGGGTGGTGGCCGGAgttggagggagaggaggaggcgtgGAGTCCCtgagactgctgctgctgctgctgctggtgtgggtggtggtggtgggggtggacGCGGGAAGATCCGAACTTtggctgaacagcagcagctcctcgcGGGAGATCTTGCGGTAGGGGGTCTCCGATCCTGGCGTGCAGGGGTTGTGCAGCTGCCTGCGGCCCAAGGAAGAGTTGAGAGAGTCTGTGTCGGAGCTGCCCTCCTGAGCCGGTTCCctgacagaggagagcagacaCACGGTCATGACTCAGAGACCATGGCAACAACATTTGAGCAAAAggttgaaaaaggaaaaaaaaggaaagaaaaggaaagaagttttctctctgttgttttgacACTTGGAAAATGTAGTTAAATCTTCAACACAAACTGTCTCACTCAGCTGGAATGGACACAGTTCTTTGTAAAacagtgacatctagtggccgtgtGAGAGAGAATCAGTCTTTTGAGCAAATGCCAGTCAACATTGTGTCTTTTAAGTACAATCATTAATTTATTACTATAAACCcaaccatgtgtttattattgtaaccatgacaacaaaggtcctctaaccttaacaGATCATTGCAGATCATTTGAATCCAAAcaatgatctttccctaaacctaaccaaacctttaCCACAGTATCGTCGCATCAAATGATTAGTTGGTTACTGCATTCAACCTGACTGAGGTCACTTTTTCAGTTTCCTTGGGGTTTAGTCTTTACTAACACATTAGTGAAGACAATTGAGAATACAGTGCAGGTTTAAGTGAAGATAAGATCCTGCTTGTTAATTAATTATGTTAGGCATGAACTAATTATGGTGTATCATGTAGAGGTAATTCATGCATCCTCCACATACTAGAAGACACCCAATGAGAAAAGGTTACCATTCAACCCCAAGATTAAAGCATCAGTATGAATGTCTGCATAAAACACCTGTGAGTCCAAACTGTAAAACCATTCCGCGGCGTTCCGGCCACCGCTACATACCCCCTCCTATCCGAGCTGAACATGATATGTTCGTCATCTGCCTCGGGGTGATAGGAGAGGGACGAGCTGGCCATGGACAGCAGGTCGGGGTCTGGGGACATCAGCGAGGACTGTGGGGAGCTCAGCAGGCTCCGGCGGGAACgacacaggctgctgctgcgtGTCAGCGAAGGCCGGATCATCGTAGCCGCTGGGGGGAAAGATGAAATAGCAAATGATGAAGAACGAGAGAGAAAACCACATTGAAATTAACCTCACTGCATGTTTCACTGCAATAGAGAGCTATCAAAACCCTCAACCGGCTAACTTACTCGTGAACTGGGGAATGATGGGAGGCGTATCCTCGTCCAGGTCATCCACTCCTCCTGCGATGGGGTAGGGAGGCACCGACACTCGCGGCATGACCACCCAGCTGTGGTCAGAGTAGAGGCTGGCCGTCAGGCTCGGTAGCCCCGAGTTGTTGACAACAGGGAAGCCGCAAAGCTTCTCGATCTGCTGCCAGCGGTGGAGCCGCTCCCTCAGGCACGCCGTCACCTCTGACAGGGCTTTCCTGAAAAACGCAGGTTACTGTTACACATTTATCGTAGATCATAGTGATGTCTGATGTGGCAGACCCAGTAAGAAGCTGTCTTTGCTTTGATTCGTCAGGATTTGATCAGTTTTGGCACGTGAGCCGACTGGTTTGATGTGAGCCTTGTGCCTGATAAAGTGGTCATAAAGAAGATTTTGCTTTGCTCTCTCTTCCGTCTGATTTGCTTCCTGTACGGCTTttaaacacaaagatattcTTTACCTCAGCAGCGATATCCGATGTTAAAGTTTTACATAATAGCATTATGTGCTTAAATCTGTGCAGGAACTTGACACTGTACAGGCAGATATTGTCACTGGATATATTCGAAGAATTTAATCCCtgaacaaacaaagcaaactgACTAAAGATAAAGAGACAAATGAAAGGCTGATTTTTTTGTAGTTGCTGTGAAACGGCACCAAAAGCTTCACTCACTCTTTAGCAGATGCTGTAGAACagtataaatatgtatatgtatacaaTCTGCAGTCATACATTATTGACCTGCTTTTTAATATGACACAAGGACCTTTTCTTGTCATATTCAGCACATTAATGCAAATCAATAGGGGCGGCTAAAACAGATGTGGCTGACAAACGCACAGGTCAAGGATAATGAATTCTCCTATAGTCATAGCTTTAGTTGCTCATgcatttttttaacatgtaGTTACTGTTGCATCACatcactcgtgtgtgtgtgtgtgtgtgtgtgtgtgtgtggtggtggtctCACTTTGCTTCTAGTATCTTGTGGTCCACCTCATCCAGTGATGAACTGTGGGCTACGTGAAGAGTTCCAAACACAGaacttctcttctttttaattttctctgcctgaaataaatttaaaaaaaaacacaaaaaatatttcatgacttgaattttaattaatcatttttattcagaATTTTCTGCTATGCAACAGTGGTTTGGTTTGCAAGGATCGACTGGAAGGCTGCCATTTCCTGCTAAAAGCGGATTCACCTCACTCATCAGTTCACCAGCCAAAAGATTACAGTAGTGATTATGTGTGTGATATTTTACATCAGTTCTACCACTACTCGAGGCCCTGCCAGGCTGCACCACGCTGCTTTTAAACAATACTGGCTGTCGACGAGAGAGCAGACTGATGCACTGAGCTTTATCTGCAGCCCGGCACCAGCAGCTTGGTGGCAGCAGTAAACATGAAAGACTTGAGCGCTCATACACTCCCATGTATGAGCTCCAAGTCACAGCTCCGTGTAGCGTAGCTTGTTACTAGCAAGGTGAAAAACTGGAGAAAGGTCTGATTTTGGCAGGTTTGATCATCTCCTGCCAGTCAACACCCAGGGCAGAAAGTTAAAGACTCTTGCAATGGATGTTAATGTCAAATCTGAAGTAAGAAAACTTGACGCTGAACTGGGAATGGCTGCAACATTTGTTAAATTATTTAAGAATATAAATATTAGAACAATTTTAAAAGTTAATGTTTTCCAAGCAGTTTCAGTCCAGATCAGTGGCTCAATATGAGCAAGGTAAATTCAAATGTATGCTTTTCAAACACTGCTGGCATTTACACAACAGTTTCTGAATCCTTTCAAAGACCTTGTATCTGGTCATTTAATGCTCTGTCACTGTGAGTCTTCAAGGCAACGTCTTAAAGACCCACGGtcaaaagaagagaaagttACCTCCTCTTTGGCGACGCACAGCTGAAACTCTGCGTTCTGTTTCTTGATGTTGTAGTATTGAACCTCCACCTCGTGTGTGAGCTGGAGCCACTTCTGAAGAGCTTCAGGCACCGAGCGCTCCGACTGCATCTCCTTCTCCGCTCGCTTCAGAGCCTTACGCACCTGCACGGGAGGCACGCGACACATCAGGGTCCAGGGTCAGGGTAAGTTCATTgtcaaatgctttttaaaactttactcATGAGATCACTGATCAAGTAGTTGGTCTTTAAATTTCAAATGAGATGCATTTACTGTTTGCTGTGTTAAAATCTGTTTGCAAGGGGCAGTCCAGGAAGTCCTACCTGCACTAGCTCCTCCTCTGCGTATTTGAGGCGGCTCAGCTCACATTCAGCTCCCTCTCGCAGCTCTCGAAGCCTGTGAGCCTCCTTTTTGGCCCCGTTGATTTCATCCCTCATTTTTTGCTCGAGGTTTTGCTTTTCCACCGCCACCGTCCGGTTCTCCTCCTGAGCTTTTTCCAGCCTGGgaggtgacaggaaacagacaagttgatgcattttcacatttgaatcTACATCTGACTCTAAATCTGATTTGAACCTAAATCTGATTTATTTCGTTGTCTACCGGCTCTGCAGGTCTAAGAGGCTTTGCTCCGCGTTCTGCAGGCTTTCCAGGTCCTTCATCATCTGAGAGATGTGCACCTTGCTGGACTTGTTTTGCACATAGGCAAACCAGCAGCCCCCAACACCGATCACTATGGAAACCATCAGGACGAAGTCTTTCATCCAGTTATGTTGTGGacctgcagagggagaaaggCGGAACAGGACAACAGTTGGTGGCTTTTAAAAGTacttcatttaaatacattttatttaatttttctggTGACCAAAATTAAGAGTGTTGGTATTTGACTTTTATGAATTGTGATGGTGTTTGAATGCGGTTCATACTTACGGAGAGGAGGACCAAACAGCACTGCATCCAGCGCCTTTaggtttagtttttgtttatgCCGCTGGTCTAATATCTTCAGTTGCATCGACATAAACGACGGTTCATTTGCTGCTATTCTGAAatatgaaaagagagaaaaagaacatttaGTGCAGCTTTCTACACGGTCAGATTTCTATTATTTCTGTGTTCAATGGGCATTATAATTGTCtgtgtgcacaaacaaaatTGAATTTCTTGGTCCTCCAATTAAAAGACACCTTTGCATTTAAAAATTTTGCTAAtcttatatatatgtatataatgtgtgtatatatatatatatatataatgacattACATTGGCAATGGTGTTCAGTATTACAGAATTTATAAAACATTAAGGCATTCCCTCCAGTCATAATAGAACCAATATATccaattttaaaaatattggTTAAATaccctgatgatgtcagctCCACAAAAAGATCTGTGAATAAATTAAGATGTAGGAGATTTTGGTAAAACTTTGAAACTCCTTCGACTAAATTATTgctgtaaatatataaaaaataatgcaggactcaataaataatataaaaactgtaaaaataatgtaAGAGTGTAAAAGTCACAACAAACAGATACAATATTGTAGTAATAAGTGTGATACTGAATGGAGAGCTCAAAGTGTTTACATTGTCTGAACTGTAAGTTAACAGTCAACCATTTCTCCCTCAGCCTTCCCAGGTCCTAAAGTAAATAATTTGACAGTTGCAAATCTTGATGAATTGGTAAATATCCCCCCATGACGCTCCAAAGGTGTCAAAACTGACAGAAATTAAATTCTGAGAGAAACCTGGTGGATGATTGAATCTTGGCTGCCTTTGGCCTCAGACTAAAAATAGCAGTATTGATCTTAAAAGCCTCACATCACTCAAATCCTACCAAGAACTACCGGTATGATTGTGTGCCTGTGGGTAGGACGTGCTCACACAGGTGCACACTCCGGCCTGCATGCATGAATATCACTCCGACACTAGATAATTCTCATGTGTTCTCTCCGTAGGTTGACCACTGTCCCACGAGGGGTTGTCCGCACGCCATCGCCATCTTCTCGAAACGGCTCAGACAACATGGCAGCCTGTGGAAACTGTGTTCCTTCGCTGTGACATCACTTAATGAGTCAGCACCCATCAGCCCTGTGGCGTAATATGAGACCCCCCTCAATAGCCCCTGTGGGCTACTCATGCCGTACATGCAGTTTGCAGAAAGTCACATTCCACAAGTGTCCCACTAACGTCTGGGTTCCTCCTGTAATGTCAGCTCTCAGATTACATAATCAACAATTTGATCCTCATCGTTCTGTACGAAGGAATTCTGGGAATATTTAGAGTGCTATGAAAAGACTAAACTGTCCAAAGTCAACCACATCACTCTGAATTCAAAAAGCATGGTGCACGGTTGTAATGTTGGCTGCATTTAAGATCATGTAACAAAAAGTGGcctccaaaaaagaaaatgtctacAGGCCCTGAGAGAAATCTTTTCTAATACAACATCTACCAGTTTGAGAAAAGTCATGTTCCCCCTATGTACTGCCTTTTACAACCAGCAGTGGGCAGCATTAAACAGAGCAAAGAAAACCGAGGGTGCCTGTGGGTATTGTAACAAAGATCATTATATTGCTGCTGCTCATAAACACTCTTCACTGGTCACCAGCggcaaagcaaaaacaagaacatcTTAATTAGAGGATAAAGAATTGACATTTAGCGCTTGTACTGAAGGTGCAGAACAGCAACAATTCATTGCTTAAGTCTTGTCATCAGTATCACTGATGCAGGCTGTGTAGCGCTGTTCCTGGGGGGGGGCAATAAGGCGAGCCGCACTAACCGAGGTAAGGTGTTCCCCGTGACCCGGAAGTCCCGGAAGTTCTTCTCGTACTGCGGCAGCTCCACCGACTCCTTCAGCCACTGCACCGTGTCCTCCATGGTCCAGTTGTGGactgagggagggagtgagagcAGGTGAGTCGTTCATATATGTTTAAGCATTGAGATGTTGCTTTTGGATCAAGAGCAActcacaaagaaacaaaggttAAGAATAAACAGAGGTGGAAGGAGAGTTAAGATCCTTTAGTTCAGTAATAGtaacaagtaaaagtccttcATTCAAATCAGTCTTTACTcattctgcagaaaaatggctCTTTATCTGatactatatatattatttttaaattgttaatactgatgcatcattTTCCTGTTGCAGCTGGTCTGGGTGGAGTTCTTGCACTAACTGCACTGACTGCAGTTAGTTTTATCCATTGGTTCCCAAACTAGGGGTTGGACCCCCCCTCCCAAAGAGTCACAgcataaatctgaggggtcctGTGATGATTAACtggcagaggagaaaagaaatagGAAAGTTCTGCTACACATatctacatttgttttttgttttgattagtTTTTGCTTTTACACTTTTTGAGTTTTTCCGTCTTTGAGCCTTTCACTGGGAAACATCTTAATCTGAGAAGTGACGAAcgattttaaataaaagtagagGAGTGAAAACCACATCTCACGTTGAGAGGTAAAGAGTAACACAAAATGACACTCAAGTAAAAGAACGAGTGCCTCAGATTCAGATCAGGAAGTGTAGTTGCTTGAATATATATACTCAGTTACATTCCACGCCTGAGTATACATTTTTGTACTTACTACAAACAGGAAATTAGTGTAAAGATCAAAGAAACctgattaaaaatatataatatacagtatttacagccGTGGTCCTGCAGCCTGCACCTCAACCAGAAAGTAGGAAGTTAATTTtctgctgtgtgagtgtttatttCAAATACTAAGGGAGCATGAGAGCATGTTTAAAACTTGTTCCAAAACCGCTTAGCTCCACACATATTTCCAGAGTGATAAACAAACACTGCTGCATACAGGCTGAGAGTAACAGATTTGCAGGGGGGGCTCTATTTgaagacaaacaacacatgTGACTTTGTGTCAGATCTTGTCCTCATGTGAAATTCAAATAAGAGAGAAGAGTAGGAGAAATTCATCTACAGGAAAAGTTAGTGtgatcaaaatgaaaagaaaaaacatttgccCTTGAGCagtttaataattaaaataataccAGTAAATCATGATTAAAACTGCTCAGAATTGCAAATGGACTCCGTGACTAAATACGTCCTTAAACATTGATGAGTGTCGGCTTACTCAGACTTTTATATCACGATGTGCAGAGAAAATAAGAGGTCACACTTCTGGGTAAACACACCCTGAAGTGTACGTCATTGTTTAGTCTCTCCTCCAGCCCTTGAATCGTCGAGCTTGCAGAAGTCTGCTTGAGTTTTCAGAGAACTGGAAAGTCACTCAAGATGGTGATGAGGATTCTAGGGTTTGCTAAAGCGCTACAGGAGCACACCATGAGTGAAGAGGATGTCTCACCTGCCGACTGCACCTGGCGGATTTCTGGTATTTATATAGTTAAAAGGTGCCGCTGCTTTACTACagatatttaacaaaataaaatgttcctcCTCTGTCACCACCTGTACtattctccctcctcctgcttcagtgagcttttctctccccttcctcctttGCACAAGGCAGTAAATGAAGGGGGTTATGTGTTTTTTGGTGACCTTAGTGCAGAGACAGTTAACTTCTTTGCTTTACCTTCGGAGGTCTTCCAGCCCTTCCACAGCTCCTCCACAGTGATGTGCTGGTCTTCACGGTGCAggttgctgtgtttgttggtttgctgctgcttcatgtctTC
It encodes:
- the stim2b gene encoding stromal interaction molecule 2 isoform X2 → MSYIHKVVNVLLRGLVIYAVLGLECTYSNDLPNHSSDAANVATTDPCLIVMPPCMGEADRFSLEALRHIHKQLDDDNDGGIEVNESVEFIIEDMKQQQTNKHSNLHREDQHITVEELWKGWKTSEVHNWTMEDTVQWLKESVELPQYEKNFRDFRVTGNTLPRIAANEPSFMSMQLKILDQRHKQKLNLKALDAVLFGPPLRPQHNWMKDFVLMVSIVIGVGGCWFAYVQNKSSKVHISQMMKDLESLQNAEQSLLDLQSRLEKAQEENRTVAVEKQNLEQKMRDEINGAKKEAHRLRELREGAECELSRLKYAEEELVQVRKALKRAEKEMQSERSVPEALQKWLQLTHEVEVQYYNIKKQNAEFQLCVAKEEAEKIKKKRSSVFGTLHVAHSSSLDEVDHKILEAKKALSEVTACLRERLHRWQQIEKLCGFPVVNNSGLPSLTASLYSDHSWVVMPRVSVPPYPIAGGVDDLDEDTPPIIPQFTTATMIRPSLTRSSSLCRSRRSLLSSPQSSLMSPDPDLLSMASSSLSYHPEADDEHIMFSSDRRGEPAQEGSSDTDSLNSSLGRRQLHNPCTPGSETPYRKISREELLLFSQSSDLPASTPTTTTHTSSSSSSSLRDSTPPPLPPTPATTPSGPPSTSPSPALEHHPFAHRGSPDITRIIPESQSATFSQGNVTSATGKGMYNGILEKSYSFGQLPASMLPNVGRYPSLTSLDSEGRSVGREHKLQSTSSQDSSDNGEKIKRSSSKLKSLFKKKK
- the stim2b gene encoding stromal interaction molecule 2 isoform X1, which translates into the protein MSYIHKVVNVLLRGLVIYAVLGLECTYSNDLPNHSSDAANVATTDPCLIVMPPCMGEADRFSLEALRHIHKQLDDDNDGGIEVNESVEFIIEDMKQQQTNKHSNLHREDQHITVEELWKGWKTSEVHNWTMEDTVQWLKESVELPQYEKNFRDFRVTGNTLPRIAANEPSFMSMQLKILDQRHKQKLNLKALDAVLFGPPLRPQHNWMKDFVLMVSIVIGVGGCWFAYVQNKSSKVHISQMMKDLESLQNAEQSLLDLQSRLEKAQEENRTVAVEKQNLEQKMRDEINGAKKEAHRLRELREGAECELSRLKYAEEELVQVRKALKRAEKEMQSERSVPEALQKWLQLTHEVEVQYYNIKKQNAEFQLCVAKEEAEKIKKKRSSVFGTLHVAHSSSLDEVDHKILEAKKALSEVTACLRERLHRWQQIEKLCGFPVVNNSGLPSLTASLYSDHSWVVMPRVSVPPYPIAGGVDDLDEDTPPIIPQFTTATMIRPSLTRSSSLCRSRRSLLSSPQSSLMSPDPDLLSMASSSLSYHPEADDEHIMFSSDRRGYVAVAGTPRNGFTVWTHREPAQEGSSDTDSLNSSLGRRQLHNPCTPGSETPYRKISREELLLFSQSSDLPASTPTTTTHTSSSSSSSLRDSTPPPLPPTPATTPSGPPSTSPSPALEHHPFAHRGSPDITRIIPESQSATFSQGNVTSATGKGMYNGILEKSYSFGQLPASMLPNVGRYPSLTSLDSEGRSVGREHKLQSTSSQDSSDNGEKIKRSSSKLKSLFKKKK